A window from Kwoniella pini CBS 10737 chromosome 1, complete sequence encodes these proteins:
- a CDS encoding DNA replication complex GINS protein PSF2 produces MALPKHLQNGLTPDELTFLAEEETIDIVPLFSMTRVRLLSGIYGPFQPPSAAKVPLWLALSLKRKRKCRIVPPDWLGIDRLQNLLKEERENAEAFCSLPRRFIEISKVLLDVAPDDLIQPSLLRSLLKDLREVRQAKIRIGLQSEGVMRGSYLQVTNLTPLELTELKPFLVKAMSIMQSLEPRRDEDEEEDVV; encoded by the exons ATGGCTCTTCCTAAACATCTACAGAATGGTTTAACACCTGACGAATTAACCTTTTTggcggaagaagaaactaTAGATATCGTACCGTTATTTTCAATGACAAGGGTTAGATTATTGAGT GGTATATATGGTCCCTTTCAACCTCCATCAGCAGCTAAAGTACCTTTATGGCTCGCATTATCgttgaaaaggaaaaggaaatgtaGAATTGTACCGCCAGATTGGTTAGGTATAG ATCGTTTGCAGAATCTATTGAAGgaggaaagagaaaatgcGGAAGCCTTCTGTTCATTACCTCGACGctttattgaaatatcaaaagtatTATTGGATGT TGCTCcagatgatttaattcaacCTTCATTATTACGTAGTTTGCTAAAAGATCTGAGAGAAGTTAGACAAGCCAAAATTAGAATAGGATTACAAAGTGAAGGTGTGATGAGAGGTAGTTATCTTCAA GTCACAAATCTGACTCCACTAGAATTGACAGAACTCAAACCTTTCTTAGTAAAAGCTATGAGTATTATGCAATCGCTTGAACCTAGAAGagacgaagatgaggaggaagatgtAGTTTGA